A stretch of Desulfobacter hydrogenophilus DNA encodes these proteins:
- a CDS encoding DUF6399 domain-containing protein, with protein sequence MADRCKERIEKAWRVTEKMTATIAFFFWMVESLVNKMALTDDQRELMHNWLIPGFYLHKVAQKETDPEQRGKIRQKSQELLSVLKDKTGPLSGFDDCEIDSMVRTAKECAGLFQRSSSCVEGRNAQLSLHHHGMHRLSDRKMKGLTVIHNFHLKRPDGTTAAERFFENKPINMFEWLVENMPLPARPRSRIKMVS encoded by the coding sequence TTGGCAGATCGATGCAAGGAACGAATTGAGAAGGCCTGGCGCGTCACCGAAAAGATGACAGCAACCATTGCATTTTTTTTTTGGATGGTCGAATCGCTTGTCAACAAGATGGCTTTGACTGATGACCAACGCGAATTAATGCACAACTGGTTGATTCCGGGCTTTTACCTCCACAAAGTTGCCCAAAAGGAGACGGACCCCGAACAAAGAGGGAAAATTCGACAAAAATCACAGGAATTACTTTCAGTCTTGAAGGACAAAACCGGGCCTCTTTCCGGATTTGATGATTGTGAAATCGACTCTATGGTAAGAACTGCCAAGGAGTGTGCTGGACTTTTTCAAAGATCAAGTTCCTGTGTAGAAGGACGAAATGCTCAACTATCTTTGCATCACCATGGAATGCACCGCCTGAGTGATCGAAAAATGAAGGGTTTGACGGTAATTCATAACTTCCATTTAAAAAGGCCTGACGGGACCACTGCGGCAGAACGATTTTTTGAAAACAAACCGATCAACATGTTTGAATGGCTTGTTGAAAATATGCCTTTACCTGCAAGGCCAAGAAGTAGAATAAAAATGGTGAGTTAG